The stretch of DNA GCGGCGCCGACAGCGTCGCGCCGAGGGTATCGCGATAAACCTTCGCCGCGGCGTCGAGATCCTTCACCGCGATGGCGACGTGGTTGAGCCGGCCGATCATGGGGGTGTTCCTCCGGTGGGTCGTTGAGGGATATTCGTTGTGACGAGGTCCGCATCCAAGAAGATACTTCAGGATCCGCACTCAACCCTCCCCCCTCTGCGGGGGAGGGTGGCCTGCGGAGCAGGCCGGGAGAGGGGAACCACGCTTCCGGATTGGGCGGAACCGTTCTGACGGGCGCCACCTGGAGCAGCGTCGCGCTGCCCCTCTCGGCGGGACTTCGTCCCGCTGCCCCGGCTCCGCCGGGCACCCTCCCCCGCAGAGGGGGGAGGGTTTCTCGCGCCATCCTGGAAGAACGTCGGCTTCCGCCGACGCCCCCTGCCCTCAGACCTCCACCACCATCACGTGGCAGGCCGGCTTCTTGCCCCACACCTCGTTGACGGCGGAGCGGATCGCCCGGTCGACGGCGTTCTCGACGGCTTCCGAATCCCGCCGCTTCACCCGCGACAGCCCGTTGACCGTCCGCTCGACCGCATCGCCGATGATGTCGATGATGACCTCGCCCTTGCGGCCGTAGCTCGGCAGGCCCATCAGGTCGATCGAGGGCTCGCCCTTGACCTCGCCGTTCTTGTCGAGGGCGATCGCCACCGAGACGATGCCCGTGAAGGCGAGCTTGCGCCGCTCCGGGATCGCGCGGTCGTTGGAATCGACGAGCACGTTGCCGTCCTTGTAGATCCGCCCGCTCTTGACGTGGGTGACGATCTCGGGCTCGCCGGGAGCGAGGCGGATCAGGGTGCCGTTGCGGGCCTTGACCACCTGCTCGACGCCCTGCTTGCGGGCGAAGGTGGCATGCTCGGCGAGATGCAGCGCCTCGCCGTGGACCGGTACCGCGATGCGGGGCTTGGTCCAGCGATACATCGCCGCCATCTCGTCGCGGCGCGGGTGGCCCGAGACGTGGACGAGCTCGGTGCGGTCGGTGATGACCTGGATGCCGGCCTCGATCAGGTCGTTGATGATCGCGCCGACCGCCCGCTCGTTGCCGGGGATGGCGCGCGAGGAGAAGATCACCCGGTCGCCGGGGGCCAGCGAGATCTCGGGATGCTCCTCGCGCGAGACGCGGGCCAAGGCCGCCCGCGCTTCGCCCTGGGAGCCGGTGAGCAGCGCCACCACCTTCTCGCGCGGCAGGTAGCCATAGGCCTCGGCGCCGCGGATCTCGGGCAGCCCGTCGAGGTAGCCGCATTCGCGGGCGACGTCGATCACCCGGTCCATGGCACGGCCCACCGCCACCACGTCGCGCCCGCAGGCCTGCGCGGCCAGGCACACGGCACGCATGCGGGCGACGTTCGACGCGAAGGTCGTGACAGCGACGCGATGCGGCGAGTTGCGGATCAGCTCGGCGAGATGGTCGGCGACCTCGGACTCACTCGGCGAGCGGCCCTCGCGGGTGACGTTGGTCGAATCGCAGACCAGCGCCAGCACGCCCTCTTCGC from Methylobacterium aquaticum encodes:
- a CDS encoding ribonuclease J, whose product is MSNKGDELIFVPLGGVGEIGMNAALYGFGPPKHRKWIMVDLGMGFASEEHMPGVDLMYPDLSFAEENRENLLGILITHGHEDHIGAIGELWPKLKVPIYATRFTKNLIEARRLGEPGAPKVDMRQVPDDGRLQLGPFSIEYVPVAHSIPEANALAIRTPLGMVLHTGDWKLDDTPVAGNSTSEETFTRLGEEGVLALVCDSTNVTREGRSPSESEVADHLAELIRNSPHRVAVTTFASNVARMRAVCLAAQACGRDVVAVGRAMDRVIDVARECGYLDGLPEIRGAEAYGYLPREKVVALLTGSQGEARAALARVSREEHPEISLAPGDRVIFSSRAIPGNERAVGAIINDLIEAGIQVITDRTELVHVSGHPRRDEMAAMYRWTKPRIAVPVHGEALHLAEHATFARKQGVEQVVKARNGTLIRLAPGEPEIVTHVKSGRIYKDGNVLVDSNDRAIPERRKLAFTGIVSVAIALDKNGEVKGEPSIDLMGLPSYGRKGEVIIDIIGDAVERTVNGLSRVKRRDSEAVENAVDRAIRSAVNEVWGKKPACHVMVVEV